In Haloarcula hispanica ATCC 33960, one DNA window encodes the following:
- a CDS encoding universal stress protein, with amino-acid sequence MYDTIVVATDGSADANRAATHALEQAEQHGAELHAVFVVDTDRHAEPALSSMELETIEIEEWGNDELAEVAERGDALGVEVTTRCCHGKPYVEVISYADEVDADLIVLGYHGHSHTKTDQIGSVTDRVVQNAGRPVLVAT; translated from the coding sequence ATGTACGACACGATTGTGGTCGCGACCGACGGCAGTGCTGACGCGAACCGCGCAGCGACACACGCGCTCGAACAGGCCGAGCAACACGGTGCCGAGCTTCACGCCGTCTTTGTTGTCGATACGGACCGACACGCCGAGCCAGCCCTCAGTAGTATGGAACTGGAGACCATCGAAATCGAGGAATGGGGGAACGATGAACTCGCAGAGGTCGCCGAGAGGGGTGACGCGCTCGGCGTCGAGGTCACCACTCGCTGCTGTCACGGGAAACCGTACGTGGAGGTCATCAGCTATGCCGACGAGGTCGACGCCGACCTGATCGTGCTCGGATACCACGGCCATTCCCACACGAAAACTGACCAAATCGGCAGTGTGACCGACCGAGTCGTCCAGAACGCGGGACGACCGGTACTGGTGGCTACCTGA
- a CDS encoding pyridoxamine 5'-phosphate oxidase family protein, producing MTLDQLEEYGLEQMDDEAIREFLATHSTGVLGLPTTDVPYLLPLSYGFDDGACLYFTYLLGESSRKAELTERAGRGRFLVYDIDTAFEWQSVMLAGDISSVPEDDWSDITAMTQNAWRPNTLQTATTSGGVALYEFEITDLAGIRQTGLAPDFRENIEP from the coding sequence ATGACACTCGACCAATTAGAAGAGTACGGACTCGAACAGATGGACGACGAAGCGATTCGGGAATTCCTCGCCACACACTCGACCGGAGTCTTGGGGCTGCCGACGACAGACGTCCCGTACCTGCTACCACTATCGTACGGCTTTGACGACGGAGCCTGCCTCTATTTCACCTACCTCCTCGGCGAATCGAGCCGGAAAGCGGAACTGACTGAGCGAGCCGGCCGTGGCCGGTTTCTCGTCTACGACATCGACACCGCGTTCGAGTGGCAGAGCGTGATGCTCGCCGGCGATATCAGCAGTGTGCCTGAGGACGACTGGTCGGATATCACGGCGATGACACAGAACGCCTGGCGACCCAACACGCTCCAGACTGCCACCACCTCCGGCGGAGTCGCACTCTACGAGTTCGAGATAACGGATCTTGCCGGGATCCGACAGACCGGACTGGCACCCGACTTCCGGGAGAACATCGAACCGTGA
- a CDS encoding DUF2267 domain-containing protein — protein MDFDEFTGEIQHRLELPGTGEAVRATRATLLPLGQRIPAENAADFAASLPMEIKWYMTGAVRDHGQRFDWTEFVDRVAEIEGVEPSDAAYHARVVVDLMHTAVPAADFQDLRGQLPESADEENWRELFSIVDAGGWGEAEEAQTGGGPQKSAEAPQWDNQ, from the coding sequence ATGGACTTCGATGAGTTCACCGGCGAGATACAGCACAGGCTTGAACTACCCGGTACTGGTGAGGCCGTTCGGGCGACCCGCGCGACACTGCTACCCCTGGGACAGCGCATACCCGCGGAGAACGCCGCGGACTTCGCTGCCTCCCTCCCGATGGAAATCAAGTGGTATATGACCGGCGCCGTCCGCGACCACGGGCAGCGGTTTGACTGGACGGAGTTCGTCGACCGTGTCGCCGAAATAGAAGGCGTTGAACCGTCGGACGCAGCGTACCACGCACGCGTCGTTGTTGACCTGATGCATACGGCGGTCCCGGCCGCCGATTTTCAGGACCTCCGCGGCCAACTCCCCGAAAGTGCGGACGAAGAAAACTGGCGCGAACTCTTCAGCATAGTCGATGCCGGTGGCTGGGGCGAGGCGGAAGAGGCGCAAACCGGCGGTGGTCCACAAAAGTCTGCTGAAGCCCCTCAGTGGGACAATCAGTAG
- a CDS encoding universal stress protein: MFDSILVPTDGSEHATRAAEHGAALARAFGASLHVIAVIDTRTAGGPFNGDDLEDETLDRMTADAEDTVAAITDAVDAAGAIQTTIRKGDPVDEICAYRDDHDVELIAMGTHGRTGVGRYLAGSVTESVVRQADVPVLTVRATDRSRDTAPYDDILVPTDGSAPAAAAIEPACEIAAQFDARVHALNVVNLSNIATGSEYTLPKDLIESLESQGEKVTERIAARARESGVETVTRVVSGFPAADILEYADENDIDLIAMGTAGRTGLNRFLVGSTTERIIRHADMPVLAVNARDQRGDEA; the protein is encoded by the coding sequence ATGTTCGATTCAATACTGGTCCCGACTGACGGCAGCGAACACGCGACCCGGGCCGCCGAGCACGGGGCAGCGCTGGCCCGTGCATTCGGCGCGAGCCTGCACGTCATCGCTGTCATCGATACGCGAACAGCAGGCGGGCCGTTCAACGGCGACGATCTCGAAGACGAGACACTCGACCGCATGACGGCCGACGCCGAAGACACAGTCGCGGCTATCACGGACGCGGTGGACGCCGCCGGAGCGATACAGACGACTATCCGCAAGGGAGATCCAGTTGACGAGATTTGCGCATACCGCGACGACCACGATGTGGAACTGATTGCGATGGGAACGCACGGCCGCACAGGCGTCGGGCGATATCTCGCCGGGAGCGTGACAGAGAGCGTCGTTCGGCAGGCTGACGTCCCTGTTCTCACCGTGCGCGCAACCGACCGGAGTCGCGACACCGCTCCCTACGACGATATCCTTGTACCGACGGATGGAAGCGCGCCCGCAGCGGCCGCAATCGAGCCCGCATGCGAGATTGCGGCGCAGTTCGATGCCCGCGTTCATGCCCTGAACGTCGTCAATCTCAGCAATATCGCAACCGGCTCCGAATACACGCTACCGAAAGACCTGATCGAGTCCCTGGAGTCGCAAGGGGAGAAAGTGACAGAGCGGATTGCGGCACGGGCACGCGAATCCGGAGTGGAAACTGTCACACGAGTCGTCAGTGGATTCCCGGCGGCAGATATCCTTGAGTACGCTGACGAGAACGACATCGATCTGATCGCCATGGGGACGGCCGGTCGGACCGGTCTCAATCGGTTCCTCGTGGGAAGTACGACAGAACGGATCATCAGACACGCCGATATGCCTGTCCTCGCAGTCAACGCCCGAGACCAGCGCGGTGACGAAGCCTGA
- a CDS encoding pyridoxamine 5'-phosphate oxidase family protein has translation MAADNPVTMTDEERDAFLDNGGTGILSLAAGDAPPHSVPVSYGYDAPTTTFYFRLAVGVERSKGELDDRAATFVTYDETDSGWQSVVANGRLEDVEREGIETETLEGLEHVDMPMVDIFERPLREVDFEFYRLVPNELTGRTES, from the coding sequence ATGGCTGCGGACAACCCGGTTACGATGACGGACGAGGAACGGGACGCGTTTCTGGACAACGGGGGGACGGGCATCCTTTCGCTCGCCGCCGGCGACGCGCCCCCGCATTCAGTCCCGGTTTCGTACGGGTACGACGCGCCCACCACCACATTTTACTTCCGGCTAGCGGTCGGTGTAGAGCGGTCGAAGGGCGAACTCGACGACCGCGCGGCGACGTTCGTGACTTATGACGAGACGGATTCGGGATGGCAAAGCGTGGTCGCGAACGGTCGGCTCGAAGACGTCGAACGGGAGGGAATCGAGACGGAAACACTGGAAGGACTGGAACACGTCGATATGCCCATGGTCGACATCTTCGAACGCCCCCTCCGCGAGGTTGACTTCGAATTCTACCGCCTCGTACCGAATGAGCTAACCGGACGGACCGAATCCTAG
- a CDS encoding calcium-translocating P-type ATPase, PMCA-type, with translation MSEAAHTQPTADVISGLDSESDGLSASEARTRRDRHGENEITQGSKRTPLDIAIAQFDSALIWVLVAAAILSVWAGHAVDAVLIAVIVVGNGLFGFVQDYRAEGTLESLRELTAPTATVRRDGQSVEVDATELVPGDVIELESGDVVPADGRLIDCRSLEVDEAALTGESTPVSKGTDPVDADAPLAEREPMVYKGTNVTRGSGAAVLTATGMDTEVGAIARQLAGTEETDTPLQTELDTLGRTLGVGVMVLAALVVPLLVFRGTELVQAALTAISLAVAAVPEGLPAVVTLTLALGVRKMADENALVRRLPAVEALGSVDVICTDKTGTLTEGRMSVSRIWVNDAVVDSDEIEGEPLPDRVATVLRAGTLCSDATLEAGDPTEQAIVMAADESGIDVERLREEHPRTAEIPFSSERKWMGTVHDDTVYVKGAPEVILSKCSRVLTDTGPADLTPDRAEQIREQVGAFADDALRVLAVAYTEDTSVVERNDTTGEADDVSADLIFAGLVGMIDPAREEVADAIAATERAGVAVKMVTGDNVRTAAAIAGELGLGQRVMEGHDVEECSEEALRDRVETVDVFARTSPEHKVRILQALQANGHTVAMTGDGVNDAPALKNADIGVAMGVRGTDVAKQASDVILLDDNYATIERAIERGRAIFDNVWKFVGYLLSANVAEVAIVFIASLFGYLVLPAVQLLWINLLTDGLPALALGADPKSDDVMQRPPRDPDRGIVDHDMLALIGGTGVISTTVMLGLLLVTLAGAPAVTPYAMTMIFTGFVFLEFEKLYVIRWLRETPTLSNRWLASAVGGSILLQLAVLYTPLNVYFGTVPLGLTDWGLIGGVLLLALPLYLAVASGVKRL, from the coding sequence ATGTCCGAAGCCGCCCACACACAACCGACTGCCGACGTCATTTCGGGGCTCGACAGCGAGTCTGATGGGCTGTCGGCGTCGGAAGCCCGAACGCGGCGTGACAGACACGGCGAGAACGAGATCACGCAGGGGAGCAAACGGACACCACTCGACATCGCTATCGCCCAGTTCGACAGCGCCCTTATCTGGGTTCTCGTTGCGGCCGCGATACTGTCCGTGTGGGCGGGACACGCTGTCGACGCAGTCCTGATAGCCGTGATCGTGGTCGGGAACGGCCTGTTCGGCTTCGTCCAGGACTACCGCGCAGAGGGGACGCTCGAATCCTTGCGGGAACTGACCGCCCCAACCGCGACAGTCAGACGCGATGGGCAGTCCGTCGAGGTCGACGCGACCGAACTCGTTCCGGGCGACGTTATCGAACTGGAAAGTGGCGACGTCGTTCCGGCCGACGGTCGACTGATCGACTGTCGGTCTCTGGAGGTCGACGAAGCGGCGCTCACTGGAGAGAGCACGCCGGTCTCGAAGGGAACCGACCCGGTCGACGCCGACGCACCGCTTGCGGAGCGAGAACCGATGGTGTACAAGGGAACGAACGTCACGCGCGGCTCGGGCGCTGCCGTCCTCACGGCGACTGGGATGGACACTGAGGTCGGAGCCATCGCCCGCCAACTCGCAGGAACGGAGGAAACTGACACACCGCTACAGACTGAACTCGACACGCTGGGCCGGACGCTCGGCGTCGGCGTGATGGTACTTGCTGCCCTCGTGGTTCCACTCCTCGTCTTCCGGGGGACCGAACTGGTACAGGCGGCACTCACCGCGATTTCACTCGCTGTGGCCGCGGTCCCCGAGGGACTGCCAGCGGTTGTGACGCTAACGCTGGCCCTCGGTGTCCGGAAAATGGCCGACGAGAACGCTCTCGTGCGGCGCTTGCCCGCCGTCGAGGCGCTGGGCTCCGTCGATGTCATCTGCACCGACAAGACCGGGACGCTGACCGAGGGGCGAATGTCAGTCAGTCGGATCTGGGTCAACGACGCTGTCGTCGACAGTGACGAAATAGAGGGGGAACCCCTGCCGGACCGCGTTGCCACGGTGCTCCGCGCCGGGACACTGTGTAGCGATGCGACGCTCGAAGCGGGGGACCCGACGGAGCAGGCCATCGTCATGGCGGCTGATGAGTCCGGTATCGATGTCGAACGCCTCCGTGAAGAGCACCCGAGAACAGCCGAGATCCCGTTCTCGTCGGAGCGCAAGTGGATGGGCACTGTTCACGATGACACGGTCTACGTAAAAGGCGCGCCCGAAGTAATCCTCTCGAAGTGCTCCCGCGTCCTCACCGATACCGGGCCGGCGGACCTGACGCCCGACAGAGCCGAGCAGATCAGGGAGCAGGTCGGCGCGTTCGCTGACGACGCGCTCAGGGTACTGGCAGTGGCGTACACTGAGGATACCTCCGTGGTAGAACGGAACGACACCACTGGCGAGGCCGACGATGTCAGTGCCGACCTGATCTTCGCCGGGTTGGTCGGCATGATCGACCCGGCCCGCGAGGAGGTCGCTGATGCGATTGCGGCGACCGAGCGTGCAGGCGTGGCCGTGAAGATGGTAACCGGTGACAACGTCCGGACCGCCGCGGCCATCGCTGGCGAACTCGGCCTGGGGCAACGAGTGATGGAAGGACACGACGTCGAGGAATGCTCCGAAGAAGCGCTCCGAGACCGCGTCGAGACAGTCGACGTGTTCGCACGCACGTCTCCGGAGCACAAGGTCCGGATCCTGCAGGCGTTACAGGCGAACGGCCACACCGTCGCAATGACGGGCGACGGGGTCAACGACGCACCGGCGCTGAAAAACGCCGACATCGGCGTCGCGATGGGCGTCCGCGGAACTGACGTGGCCAAACAGGCCAGCGACGTTATCCTGCTGGATGATAACTACGCGACGATTGAACGGGCGATCGAGCGCGGGCGGGCGATCTTCGACAACGTCTGGAAGTTCGTCGGTTACCTGCTGAGTGCCAACGTGGCCGAAGTCGCCATCGTCTTTATCGCCTCACTGTTTGGCTACCTCGTCCTGCCGGCGGTCCAGTTGCTGTGGATCAATCTACTGACCGATGGTCTGCCAGCGCTTGCGCTCGGGGCCGACCCCAAAAGCGATGACGTGATGCAGCGACCGCCCAGAGACCCGGATCGCGGCATCGTCGACCACGATATGCTCGCGCTTATCGGGGGTACAGGCGTCATCTCGACAACTGTGATGCTCGGCCTGCTACTGGTCACGCTTGCCGGCGCACCCGCAGTCACGCCGTACGCGATGACGATGATATTCACCGGGTTCGTGTTCCTCGAATTCGAGAAACTGTACGTGATCCGCTGGCTCCGCGAGACACCGACGCTGTCGAATCGGTGGCTGGCGTCCGCAGTAGGCGGGTCGATACTCCTGCAACTCGCTGTGCTATACACCCCTCTCAACGTCTACTTCGGGACGGTCCCGCTCGGACTCACCGACTGGGGGCTGATCGGTGGCGTCCTCTTACTCGCCCTGCCACTGTACCTCGCTGTCGCCAGCGGTGTGAAACGCCTGTGA
- a CDS encoding FAD-dependent oxidoreductase translates to MTDPFVVIGGDAAGLSAASKFTREAPDRDVIVFEKGEWVSYAHCGTPYYVKGTVERLTDLLSLSPEQASERGIDLRRNHEVVGVDTDAETVTVAQDGETFSQPYGDLLVATGAHAVTGPIPGAELDGAFTMHGLDSAAAVRAALSEPGDSTVDTSIEYVDTALVEKYADWEPPERVAIVGGGYVGVEMAEAFRAHDVETHLFQRSGHLLPPFGEAVGERVADHLREQGVTLHLNTAVEELVGDEGGRVASVVHGDGNTDVDLALVGIGIKPNTALVEDTPVELGASGAIAVDEYGATSVDGVYAAGDCAEDTHAVTGEPDWVPLGLTANRAGRGIGQTVAGDPSPVGDIAGTAVVKAFDLECGRVGLLDHEQASAAGFDPVSKTVTAGSRSGYYPGGDDTDVTLVADRESGRLLGGAIVGADRAAIRIDTLATAIEADMTIDELERLDLAYAPPFSPVWDPVLVAAKVLNGQLD, encoded by the coding sequence ATGACGGACCCGTTCGTAGTCATCGGTGGCGACGCGGCCGGACTGAGCGCCGCGAGCAAGTTCACCCGAGAGGCACCGGACCGTGACGTGATCGTCTTCGAGAAAGGCGAGTGGGTATCCTATGCCCACTGCGGGACGCCGTATTACGTGAAGGGGACCGTCGAGCGGCTGACGGACCTTCTCTCGCTGTCGCCCGAGCAGGCGTCTGAGCGCGGTATCGACCTTCGCCGGAACCACGAAGTCGTCGGCGTCGACACCGACGCAGAAACGGTCACCGTCGCACAAGACGGCGAGACGTTCAGCCAGCCATACGGCGACCTGCTGGTCGCGACGGGCGCACACGCGGTGACCGGGCCGATACCGGGGGCGGAACTCGACGGCGCGTTCACGATGCACGGGCTCGATTCGGCCGCCGCGGTCCGCGCTGCGCTGTCCGAACCCGGCGACTCTACCGTCGACACGAGCATCGAGTACGTCGATACAGCACTCGTCGAGAAGTACGCCGACTGGGAGCCACCGGAGCGAGTCGCTATCGTCGGCGGCGGCTACGTCGGCGTGGAAATGGCCGAAGCGTTCCGGGCCCACGATGTCGAAACGCACCTCTTCCAGCGGTCAGGCCACCTCCTGCCGCCGTTCGGGGAAGCAGTGGGCGAGCGCGTTGCCGATCACCTCCGGGAACAGGGCGTGACACTGCATCTGAACACCGCCGTCGAGGAACTCGTCGGCGACGAAGGCGGGCGCGTCGCGTCGGTTGTACACGGCGACGGCAATACCGATGTGGACCTCGCGCTTGTCGGTATCGGCATCAAGCCGAACACCGCCCTCGTCGAAGACACACCGGTCGAACTCGGGGCCTCCGGTGCGATAGCGGTCGACGAGTACGGTGCGACGAGCGTTGACGGCGTCTACGCCGCCGGAGACTGCGCCGAGGACACCCACGCCGTTACCGGCGAGCCCGACTGGGTCCCGCTCGGACTGACCGCAAACCGGGCCGGTCGCGGGATCGGACAGACTGTGGCGGGCGACCCGTCGCCCGTCGGCGACATCGCCGGAACGGCCGTCGTCAAAGCGTTCGACCTCGAATGCGGTCGCGTCGGCCTCCTCGACCACGAACAGGCCAGCGCCGCCGGCTTCGACCCGGTGTCGAAGACAGTCACGGCTGGTTCTCGGTCGGGGTACTACCCCGGCGGCGACGATACCGACGTGACGCTCGTCGCCGACCGGGAGAGCGGTCGCCTGCTGGGCGGCGCAATCGTCGGGGCAGACCGGGCGGCGATACGTATCGACACGCTTGCGACGGCCATCGAGGCGGACATGACCATCGACGAGCTCGAACGACTGGACCTGGCGTACGCACCGCCGTTCAGCCCCGTCTGGGACCCGGTGCTGGTCGCCGCCAAAGTGCTCAACGGACAACTGGATTGA
- a CDS encoding sulfite exporter TauE/SafE family protein, with amino-acid sequence MILPVSWTMVVIVTAIVLVAGATNGLAGFGFAVVGTMALATVIDPATAVVFMILPILAVNVSLVRDLSRRELRTCSQRFGPLIAAALVGTVVGMAVLDRLPEAPLRVGLGLLTLGFVATAQQRVPLPGWVSVGNSDLGKTPLAMVGIGGVSGALFGGTNVGVQLVAYLRSFDLSHSVFVGVVALVFLGLSVTRVAFAGVFGLYPNAVVAGTSVLAAVPAVAGVAVGKRLRTAVSDRVRRAAVLALLSIIGFRLVASGLGVV; translated from the coding sequence ATGATTCTGCCAGTCTCGTGGACGATGGTCGTGATAGTGACGGCTATCGTCCTCGTCGCCGGGGCGACAAACGGGCTTGCTGGCTTCGGCTTCGCCGTCGTCGGGACGATGGCGCTTGCGACGGTCATCGACCCGGCGACAGCCGTCGTGTTCATGATTCTCCCCATTCTCGCGGTGAACGTTTCACTGGTTCGGGACCTCTCACGGCGTGAACTGCGTACCTGTAGCCAGCGGTTCGGACCGCTTATCGCTGCGGCGCTTGTCGGGACTGTTGTCGGGATGGCTGTACTCGACAGGCTCCCGGAAGCGCCGCTCCGTGTCGGACTCGGCCTGCTGACCCTGGGGTTTGTGGCGACCGCCCAGCAGCGGGTGCCGCTTCCCGGATGGGTGTCAGTGGGCAACAGCGACCTCGGGAAGACACCGCTTGCGATGGTCGGCATCGGCGGCGTTTCGGGGGCGCTGTTCGGCGGAACGAACGTCGGCGTCCAGCTCGTCGCGTATCTCCGGAGTTTCGACCTCTCGCACAGCGTGTTCGTCGGCGTCGTCGCGCTGGTGTTTCTGGGACTCAGCGTCACGCGGGTCGCTTTTGCCGGCGTCTTCGGGCTCTATCCCAACGCGGTTGTCGCTGGAACGTCCGTTCTCGCAGCCGTGCCGGCCGTTGCCGGTGTCGCAGTCGGGAAGCGACTCAGAACCGCTGTCAGTGACCGGGTCCGTCGAGCCGCCGTGCTAGCCTTACTATCGATTATCGGCTTCAGACTGGTCGCCAGTGGCCTTGGAGTCGTGTGA
- a CDS encoding DsrE family protein has translation MTKAAVIILAGTEGHENLGRLANGLEAATEFAENDEDDLELIFDGAGTQWIPELEDEDSDYHELYQTVKEDTAVCDYCSGAFGVEDAVADSGLVTLDEHDGHPSIRSLVDDDYEVITF, from the coding sequence ATGACGAAAGCAGCCGTCATCATCCTCGCAGGGACAGAGGGACACGAGAATCTCGGCCGACTCGCAAACGGCCTCGAAGCAGCAACGGAGTTCGCGGAAAACGACGAGGACGACCTCGAACTCATCTTCGACGGGGCCGGAACACAGTGGATTCCGGAACTCGAAGACGAGGACAGCGACTACCATGAACTGTACCAGACCGTCAAAGAGGATACGGCCGTCTGTGACTACTGTTCCGGTGCATTCGGCGTCGAAGACGCCGTCGCCGACTCCGGACTCGTCACGCTGGACGAGCACGACGGCCACCCGAGCATTCGCTCGCTCGTCGACGACGACTACGAAGTTATCACGTTCTGA
- the trxA gene encoding thioredoxin, whose protein sequence is MATDTASDAETTATDEPLHIDGTDHLDDVVDKHDVVLTDFYADWCGPCQMLEPTVETLAAETGATVAKVDVDANQQLAQSYGVRGVPTLILFADGEQVEEVVGLEGEEALRALIESYAE, encoded by the coding sequence ATGGCAACTGATACTGCATCCGACGCCGAGACGACCGCGACGGACGAACCGCTTCACATCGACGGAACGGACCATCTCGACGATGTCGTCGACAAGCACGACGTCGTCCTCACGGACTTCTATGCCGACTGGTGTGGCCCGTGCCAGATGCTCGAACCGACCGTCGAGACGCTGGCCGCAGAGACCGGCGCGACCGTCGCCAAAGTCGATGTCGACGCCAACCAGCAACTCGCACAGTCCTACGGCGTCCGTGGCGTTCCAACACTCATCCTGTTCGCCGATGGGGAGCAGGTAGAAGAAGTCGTCGGCCTCGAAGGCGAAGAAGCGCTCAGAGCGCTCATCGAATCATACGCGGAATAA
- a CDS encoding helix-turn-helix domain-containing protein translates to MPDSMSEQLRRDMQCEGLLECFHGLKELDKECFRALVEAEEPLTVDELAEAVDRERSTAYRAVQRLLQTGFIEKDQINYDQGGYYHVYSPTDPSQIADEMQRMLNDWYAKMGQLIQEFENKYEQSESSAPTVES, encoded by the coding sequence ATGCCAGATTCGATGTCTGAACAGCTCCGTCGAGATATGCAGTGCGAAGGACTGCTGGAGTGTTTCCACGGGCTCAAAGAACTCGACAAGGAGTGCTTTCGGGCGCTCGTCGAGGCCGAGGAACCACTGACCGTCGACGAACTCGCCGAGGCAGTCGACCGCGAGCGCTCGACCGCGTATCGCGCCGTCCAGCGACTCCTCCAGACGGGCTTTATCGAGAAAGACCAGATCAACTACGACCAGGGCGGCTACTACCACGTCTACTCGCCGACGGATCCGTCCCAGATAGCAGACGAGATGCAGCGCATGCTCAACGACTGGTACGCGAAGATGGGCCAACTGATTCAGGAGTTCGAGAACAAGTACGAACAGTCCGAGTCCTCGGCCCCGACTGTCGAAAGCTAA
- a CDS encoding YeeE/YedE family protein, with protein MSDDRHPAFMPLILVGGLIFGFGLAYSHMARPEVVLDFLQFEDFGLVFVMFGGAAVTGVAFVLGPRLLGRAPLTGDTFERRLKSFDRNVLVGGAIFGVGWGLSGICPGAAYASLGIGNVTILWALAGMFLGAYLQGYWRTRSETSDTAATGAD; from the coding sequence ATGAGTGACGACCGCCACCCCGCGTTCATGCCGCTGATTCTCGTCGGCGGGCTCATCTTCGGGTTCGGACTCGCGTACAGCCACATGGCGCGCCCGGAAGTCGTTCTGGATTTCCTCCAGTTCGAGGACTTCGGGCTGGTGTTCGTGATGTTCGGCGGCGCTGCCGTGACAGGGGTGGCCTTCGTTCTCGGACCCCGCCTCCTCGGCCGCGCGCCGCTGACCGGCGACACCTTCGAACGGCGTCTGAAGTCCTTCGACCGGAACGTCCTGGTCGGCGGTGCCATCTTCGGCGTCGGGTGGGGACTGTCCGGTATCTGTCCGGGGGCCGCCTACGCGAGCCTCGGTATCGGCAACGTCACCATCCTCTGGGCGCTCGCCGGGATGTTTCTCGGCGCATATCTCCAAGGCTACTGGCGAACCCGGAGCGAGACCAGCGATACAGCCGCGACGGGCGCAGACTAA
- a CDS encoding YeeE/YedE family protein, whose translation MVIEALPLQATAELFPNGISRYAVGGLLVGLGTVVIYLGTGISAGASTFLESTLSYVSDRSRFQQYVSSRDWRVVFTLGIILGAAVYAVVYQGGAWTTDVQPWRLLLGGVFVGIGTRVGKGCTSGHGVCGVGSASKTSIAGVLTFLAVAIITAQLVSALGVSP comes from the coding sequence ATGGTGATTGAGGCACTCCCACTGCAGGCAACCGCCGAACTGTTTCCGAACGGCATCAGTCGCTACGCCGTCGGTGGCTTGCTGGTGGGGCTTGGGACTGTCGTCATCTACCTCGGAACCGGCATCAGCGCCGGCGCGAGCACGTTTCTGGAGTCGACGCTGTCGTACGTCTCGGACCGGTCCCGGTTCCAGCAGTATGTCAGCTCCCGTGACTGGCGTGTCGTGTTCACGCTCGGCATTATCCTCGGGGCGGCCGTGTACGCGGTCGTCTATCAGGGCGGCGCGTGGACCACGGACGTCCAGCCGTGGCGACTCCTCCTCGGCGGGGTATTCGTCGGTATCGGGACGCGCGTCGGCAAGGGCTGTACGTCAGGCCACGGCGTCTGTGGCGTCGGCTCCGCGTCGAAAACGTCGATAGCCGGCGTCCTGACGTTCCTCGCCGTCGCCATCATCACTGCACAACTGGTTTCGGCACTGGGGGTGAGTCCGTGA